Proteins from a genomic interval of Blastocatellia bacterium:
- a CDS encoding tetratricopeptide repeat protein, with the protein VVFLYKERQSNLQIIGQELDVSVLITGRVMMHGEVLNVRIEMVNVADNSQIYGEQYRRKLTDIFLIQEEIATEIAEKLKVKLSGSEKKKLAKRQTKNSEAYQLYLKGRFYWNKRSQEAIKKAISFNQALDEDPLCANAYAGLADCYALLGNYGAVPADQYFPKAKQAALKALEIDEQSAEAYTSLGMIKYRYDWDWEGAEKDFLRAIELNPSYATAHQWYGWYLTMLGHFDQAMDEMKIALKLDSFSIPINQGIGMVLLCSGKGDEALKQFQETLAMDENFHRFILVLG; encoded by the coding sequence GTAGTATTTCTTTATAAAGAGCGTCAAAGCAATTTACAGATAATAGGGCAAGAGCTAGATGTTTCAGTTCTTATAACAGGTCGTGTAATGATGCATGGGGAAGTATTAAATGTCAGAATAGAAATGGTTAATGTTGCTGATAATTCACAAATATACGGAGAACAGTACCGGCGTAAGCTTACAGATATTTTTTTAATACAAGAGGAAATTGCTACAGAAATTGCTGAAAAGTTAAAAGTTAAGTTAAGTGGTTCAGAAAAGAAAAAGCTAGCAAAACGCCAAACTAAAAATAGTGAAGCCTATCAACTTTATCTTAAGGGTCGATTTTACTGGAATAAGCGTAGTCAAGAAGCTATAAAAAAAGCAATTAGTTTTAATCAAGCATTAGATGAGGATCCGCTTTGTGCTAATGCTTATGCAGGGTTAGCTGACTGTTATGCTTTGTTAGGCAATTATGGTGCTGTTCCAGCAGACCAATATTTCCCTAAAGCAAAACAAGCTGCTCTAAAAGCATTAGAAATAGATGAACAATCAGCAGAAGCATATACTTCATTAGGAATGATCAAATATCGTTATGATTGGGATTGGGAAGGAGCAGAAAAAGACTTTCTTAGAGCAATAGAGCTTAATCCTTCATATGCTACGGCTCATCAATGGTATGGTTGGTATTTGACTATGTTAGGGCATTTTGATCAAGCAATGGATGAAATGAAAATAGCTCTTAAGCTGGATAGTTTTTCTATACCAATTAATCAAGGTATAGGAATGGTGCTTTTATGTTCTGGTAAAGGAGATGAAGCACTTAAACAATTTCAAGAAACATTAGCAATGGATGAAAATTTCCACCGCTTTATTTTAGTTTTGGGCTAG
- a CDS encoding class II aldolase/adducin family protein, producing the protein MIVKMSPDGQTKIAGTHNASTELSMHLLIYQIRPDVNAVVHAHPPCGTGYAAAGYALDKALISEVILTLGCIPLAGYGTPSTDELTDAMRPFVKNHDALLMANHGAVAYGSTLESAFGRMETLEHFAKISLVAKILGRENEIGKEEVNKLIELREQAGYMSKDMRCQACGFLSDNNKHDEKSSCDETITLTRSELVELIKRATESALERLS; encoded by the coding sequence ATGATTGTTAAAATGTCGCCTGATGGACAAACAAAAATAGCTGGAACTCATAATGCTTCAACAGAACTTTCTATGCACTTGCTGATTTACCAAATCCGCCCAGATGTTAATGCTGTTGTACATGCCCATCCGCCTTGTGGTACAGGTTATGCTGCTGCTGGTTATGCTTTGGATAAGGCTTTGATTTCAGAAGTAATACTTACTTTAGGTTGTATTCCTTTAGCAGGTTATGGTACTCCATCAACTGATGAATTAACCGATGCAATGCGTCCATTTGTAAAAAACCACGATGCTTTGCTTATGGCTAATCATGGCGCGGTAGCTTATGGAAGTACGCTAGAATCTGCTTTTGGTCGAATGGAAACTTTAGAACATTTTGCTAAAATTAGCTTGGTTGCTAAAATTTTAGGCCGAGAAAATGAAATAGGCAAAGAAGAAGTTAATAAATTAATTGAACTACGTGAGCAAGCCGGTTATATGTCTAAGGATATGCGTTGTCAAGCTTGTGGTTTTTTGTCAGACAACAATAAGCACGATGAAAAATCATCTTGTGATGAGACAATTACCTTAACACGTAGCGAATTAGTAGAACTAATTAAACGTGCTACAGAGTCAGCTTTAGAGAGATTAAGTTAA
- a CDS encoding energy transducer TonB → MSVLHGFIYSTPGAMINKEDRSGFFHRHKVKLGIFLSVFFHLSYFGWTFYQAVFSPFTNISMIDDAYNEIKWIELTKLAKPLKYPPNMLVVPKKAVPLDKIAEELAKEEEKKKEEAKRKAEERKKKKEAKEQELEETAKDNAEEETQNTDLAKNEVEVVEESTPTPTGPPKFGQINARPIREIMGKVYNIYKSGNLDIQKAFFSVTIGYEVGKDGSLYEVRIIKSSGSEQLDTAAINIANAISESHALLPLTALTANTATLELGDEKASFIIRGQAANTSIASDLANLFSQQVAGLRLLLSFKNPEAAILFSHLKISNQGNELIADMTMARQEADEMMHRNFQKNNPVENSDQTPNPPNPTNDDKVESKEEKGDGGQTTKLE, encoded by the coding sequence GTGAGTGTACTACATGGTTTTATTTATTCTACTCCTGGAGCGATGATCAACAAAGAAGATCGATCTGGTTTTTTTCATCGCCATAAAGTAAAGCTAGGGATTTTCCTGTCTGTCTTCTTCCATTTATCTTATTTTGGCTGGACATTTTATCAAGCTGTTTTTTCTCCATTTACTAATATTTCCATGATTGATGATGCTTACAATGAGATTAAATGGATTGAATTAACAAAATTGGCTAAACCCTTAAAATATCCGCCAAATATGCTAGTGGTTCCCAAAAAAGCTGTTCCATTAGATAAAATTGCTGAAGAATTAGCTAAAGAAGAAGAAAAAAAGAAGGAAGAAGCTAAACGAAAAGCAGAAGAGCGTAAGAAAAAGAAAGAAGCTAAAGAGCAAGAATTAGAAGAAACTGCAAAAGATAATGCTGAGGAGGAAACACAAAACACTGACTTAGCAAAAAATGAAGTGGAAGTTGTTGAAGAAAGTACGCCTACCCCAACCGGCCCGCCTAAATTTGGACAGATAAATGCTCGTCCTATTCGTGAAATTATGGGCAAGGTTTATAATATTTATAAAAGTGGCAATTTAGACATCCAAAAAGCTTTTTTCTCTGTCACAATTGGTTATGAAGTGGGAAAAGATGGCTCACTTTATGAGGTTAGAATTATAAAATCTTCTGGTTCAGAGCAACTTGATACGGCTGCAATTAATATTGCTAATGCAATTAGCGAGTCTCATGCATTGCTACCATTAACAGCACTTACAGCTAACACAGCTACTTTAGAGCTAGGAGATGAAAAAGCATCTTTTATTATTCGTGGACAAGCTGCTAACACAAGTATTGCTTCAGATTTAGCAAATCTTTTTAGCCAACAAGTTGCAGGGCTACGCTTGCTGCTTAGTTTTAAGAATCCAGAAGCAGCAATTTTGTTTTCACATCTAAAAATATCTAACCAAGGTAATGAGCTAATTGCTGATATGACTATGGCTAGACAAGAAGCCGATGAAATGATGCACCGAAATTTCCAGAAAAATAATCCTGTAGAAAATTCTGATCAAACACCAAATCCACCAAATCCAACTAATGATGACAAAGTTGAGTCTAAAGAAGAAAAGGGTGATGGCGGCCAAACAACTAAACTTGAATAG
- a CDS encoding EutN/CcmL family microcompartment protein, whose protein sequence is MILARIWGTVVATKKDPRLEGKKLLIVRPIDVQGRDESGFLVAIDTVGAGFREHVLIVQGSSARLAHGLKDCPVDAAIVGIIDTVKVD, encoded by the coding sequence ATGATATTAGCTAGAATTTGGGGAACGGTGGTTGCTACTAAAAAGGATCCTCGTTTAGAAGGTAAAAAACTGTTGATTGTCCGTCCTATTGATGTACAGGGACGAGATGAGTCGGGCTTTTTGGTAGCAATTGACACGGTAGGGGCTGGATTTCGTGAGCATGTTTTAATAGTCCAAGGAAGCTCTGCCCGTCTAGCTCATGGCTTAAAAGATTGTCCTGTTGATGCGGCAATCGTTGGTATTATTGATACTGTAAAAGTAGATTAA
- the msrA gene encoding peptide-methionine (S)-S-oxide reductase MsrA — translation MSQQNEMEVATLGGGCFWCVEAVFQELMGVKSAISGYEGGATLNPTYKQVCSGTTGHAEVVQVTFDPKVVSFKEVLQIFFTVHDPTTLNRQGMDAGTQYRSVIFYHNETQKQIAQQVIKELTEEKIWDDPIVTEVSPSTSFYPAEDYHQEYFKYNTYQPYCLGVVAPKVMKFRKQFKDKLKK, via the coding sequence ATGAGTCAACAAAACGAAATGGAAGTAGCAACATTGGGCGGCGGTTGTTTTTGGTGTGTTGAAGCTGTTTTTCAAGAATTAATGGGGGTAAAAAGTGCTATTTCAGGCTATGAAGGTGGTGCAACACTTAACCCTACTTATAAGCAAGTTTGTAGCGGAACAACTGGACATGCCGAAGTTGTCCAGGTAACTTTTGATCCAAAGGTAGTTTCATTTAAGGAAGTTCTTCAGATTTTCTTTACTGTTCATGACCCAACTACGTTAAATCGCCAGGGAATGGACGCAGGCACTCAATATCGTTCAGTAATTTTCTATCACAATGAAACACAAAAACAAATTGCTCAACAAGTAATTAAAGAACTAACAGAAGAAAAAATTTGGGACGATCCAATTGTTACAGAAGTATCACCTAGTACAAGCTTTTATCCGGCTGAGGATTATCACCAGGAATATTTTAAGTACAACACCTATCAACCCTATTGTTTAGGCGTAGTTGCACCAAAAGTTATGAAGTTTCGCAAACAATTTAAGGATAAATTAAAGAAATAG
- a CDS encoding VWA domain-containing protein: MKKLCVWWTIILTLLVFIPLQLTAQTPQDKNKPPASQSEDEDGVLKVTTDLVTVPFSVTDKKNRYITDLKAEDLVIMEDGKAQEVFSFTKETDLPLTFALLLDISGSQEFTIGAQKDAALKFLEKVIRVERDLASVVTFRKDVEMLQSLTSNVNQIRRALNNVRFNASTSGYGTPPIGGSDFVGTSLYDAVFVTADEL, encoded by the coding sequence ATGAAAAAGCTTTGTGTATGGTGGACAATAATTTTAACTTTGTTGGTTTTTATTCCACTACAATTAACGGCTCAAACACCTCAAGATAAAAATAAGCCCCCTGCGAGCCAATCAGAAGACGAGGATGGAGTCTTAAAAGTTACTACAGATCTAGTCACCGTCCCTTTTAGTGTTACAGATAAAAAGAATCGATATATTACGGATCTAAAAGCAGAAGACTTAGTAATTATGGAGGATGGCAAGGCCCAAGAAGTATTTTCTTTTACAAAAGAAACAGATCTACCACTTACTTTTGCTTTACTTTTAGATATTAGCGGAAGCCAAGAATTTACCATTGGAGCGCAAAAAGACGCAGCACTAAAGTTTTTAGAAAAAGTTATTCGTGTGGAACGGGATTTAGCTTCTGTAGTCACTTTTCGTAAAGATGTAGAAATGTTGCAAAGCCTTACTTCTAATGTAAATCAAATTCGCCGTGCATTAAATAATGTTAGGTTTAATGCTAGCACTTCTGGTTATGGTACACCTCCAATAGGTGGGTCTGATTTTGTAGGAACTTCACTTTATGATGCTGTATTTGTTACAGCAGATGAGCTTTAG
- a CDS encoding insulinase family protein — MITNKKVIISLLFIMVFLVPNFYAQSGRKRPNQPNQPSQPNPTKTTEPKTTNPTNSKNPPPATNKPTVPGRVLVPAGAAIVAQEHIGVTSRYVFKNGVTVIVREDHSVPLAAATVLVKGGTSVETEDQAGVTRVVERLLTDSAPNEDDPLKQLRNLGGVLSSNTNFQATNYSLLGQSANFTKLLEMLFRNLQKQNFTDEDFSRAAKFVLQTNSYKLDDPFNYSQQRIAKAAFDNNASTGLLDETKLITKEQAQNFYNNYYTGNNLIVVITGDITADNARLAAQQFLGAVKSGTNISKTTTKSAEGAPVRYIAERADINQTVVSVGYRVSGVKETAVFEVLQAILTKGRGALLPQSLLDASFASKVAAEYLTTNKGALFTFQMQVVPSKLVKAENALFEQIENLRRIILSAAELQRAKALLEKDYYDSTLDLTRLSTQIALGELRGNYKDFDSYVKRIRAVTGEQVQELAAQYFNFSTSVVHEYEPNNAPSRIVGADPFYTPDRFDSYIKVLVPNTHKESISKDEISYATEKPLAKQGKDRFEQTTEGGFILELQPQPARDFTTLRGPRSIVREDPARPLIAIGFYFQGGRLIEKDDVGITELMLRTILRGTQRQTGGELALILEQLGAEVTIINEPDFFGYNVEVISRNAEPAMRLLINTIENALFDKEDFAREKASLLAAIQASKDDSLQLAANLTNSLLYSGHPYAFSQIGLETSVSRLKEDDVIEWYKKTVKRQLPLVVIVGDTEGSSLVGRLVADGFSRSDESLDKALAVPVVAVQNAPGEKAEIKDRRQTTQVLQFSGPEGKSNDNYVLEVLRQIIDGPAGRILTALQQQQLSFEINTETKMRQQRSGFLVTLNSPADQEQKARTLIETEFKKLVSNPVTDQEVMAARNSAAAVLAQRLRDHSQRAITYARYAFYGMPFADVDNVTEKILAITKDDVKKVVQNYFLVEKRALGVIRTKAQP, encoded by the coding sequence ATGATAACTAACAAAAAAGTAATAATCTCATTGCTATTTATAATGGTTTTTCTAGTACCAAATTTTTATGCTCAAAGTGGGCGAAAACGTCCAAATCAGCCTAATCAACCAAGTCAACCTAACCCCACTAAAACCACCGAACCAAAAACAACAAATCCAACTAATAGCAAAAATCCACCACCAGCAACAAACAAACCAACTGTCCCAGGAAGAGTTCTAGTTCCAGCAGGAGCAGCAATTGTTGCTCAAGAACATATTGGTGTAACTTCTCGCTATGTTTTTAAGAATGGTGTAACTGTTATTGTACGTGAAGATCATTCTGTACCTTTAGCGGCTGCAACTGTTTTAGTAAAAGGTGGCACAAGTGTAGAAACTGAAGATCAAGCAGGTGTAACTCGTGTAGTAGAAAGGCTTTTAACTGATTCTGCTCCTAATGAAGACGACCCATTAAAACAGCTTCGCAATTTAGGAGGAGTATTAAGCAGTAATACTAACTTTCAAGCAACTAATTATTCTTTACTTGGACAATCAGCTAATTTTACTAAGCTACTTGAAATGCTATTTCGTAACCTGCAAAAACAAAACTTTACAGATGAAGATTTTAGCCGTGCAGCAAAATTTGTTTTACAAACTAATAGCTATAAATTAGATGACCCTTTTAACTATAGCCAACAACGTATTGCAAAGGCTGCTTTTGACAATAATGCTAGCACTGGACTACTAGACGAAACTAAATTAATTACTAAAGAACAAGCTCAAAACTTTTATAATAACTACTATACGGGAAATAACTTAATTGTAGTTATTACAGGAGATATTACAGCAGATAATGCTCGTCTAGCGGCACAACAATTTTTAGGTGCTGTAAAGAGCGGAACAAATATTAGTAAGACTACGACAAAATCGGCTGAAGGTGCGCCAGTTCGCTACATTGCTGAACGGGCTGATATTAACCAAACCGTTGTATCTGTTGGCTATAGGGTGTCTGGTGTAAAAGAAACAGCCGTTTTTGAAGTTCTACAAGCCATTTTAACAAAAGGCCGAGGTGCTTTACTTCCACAATCTTTGCTTGATGCTTCTTTTGCTTCTAAAGTTGCGGCTGAGTATCTTACAACTAACAAAGGCGCACTCTTTACTTTCCAAATGCAAGTTGTTCCTAGCAAACTTGTAAAAGCAGAAAATGCTCTTTTTGAACAAATCGAAAACTTGCGTCGGATAATTTTATCCGCTGCTGAATTACAACGAGCTAAAGCTTTACTAGAGAAAGATTACTATGATAGCACTTTAGATTTAACTCGGCTTTCTACACAAATTGCCCTTGGAGAATTGCGAGGAAACTATAAGGATTTTGATAGCTATGTAAAAAGAATTAGGGCTGTTACTGGCGAACAAGTTCAAGAGTTAGCTGCACAGTATTTTAACTTTAGCACTTCTGTAGTACATGAGTATGAGCCAAATAATGCTCCATCACGTATTGTTGGAGCAGATCCTTTTTATACCCCAGATCGGTTTGATTCCTATATTAAAGTATTAGTACCAAATACCCATAAAGAATCTATTTCAAAAGATGAAATTAGCTATGCAACGGAAAAACCTTTAGCTAAACAGGGAAAAGATAGGTTTGAGCAAACAACAGAGGGTGGATTTATTCTAGAGTTACAGCCGCAACCAGCACGAGATTTTACCACATTGCGAGGGCCTCGTTCGATTGTCCGAGAAGATCCAGCAAGACCGCTAATTGCTATAGGTTTTTACTTTCAAGGTGGGCGACTAATTGAAAAAGATGATGTTGGGATTACCGAACTAATGTTGCGTACTATTTTACGAGGTACACAACGCCAAACTGGAGGCGAGCTAGCATTAATCTTAGAGCAATTAGGGGCAGAAGTAACAATCATCAATGAACCAGACTTTTTTGGCTATAACGTCGAAGTAATTTCACGTAATGCTGAACCTGCTATGAGGCTTTTAATTAATACAATTGAAAATGCTTTATTTGACAAAGAGGATTTTGCACGTGAAAAAGCTAGTCTTTTAGCAGCAATTCAAGCAAGTAAAGATGATAGTCTACAACTAGCAGCAAATTTAACTAATAGTTTGCTTTATAGTGGACATCCTTACGCTTTTTCTCAAATAGGGCTAGAAACATCTGTCTCAAGATTAAAGGAAGATGATGTAATTGAATGGTATAAAAAAACGGTAAAACGACAATTGCCCTTAGTTGTAATTGTTGGAGATACAGAAGGCTCTTCTTTAGTTGGTCGTTTGGTTGCAGATGGTTTTTCTCGTTCAGATGAAAGTTTAGATAAGGCTTTAGCTGTGCCTGTTGTAGCGGTACAAAATGCACCAGGAGAAAAGGCAGAAATTAAAGATAGACGACAAACTACACAAGTGCTTCAATTTAGCGGGCCAGAAGGGAAAAGCAATGATAATTATGTTTTAGAAGTGCTTCGCCAAATAATAGACGGCCCAGCTGGACGAATTTTAACAGCACTTCAACAACAACAACTTAGTTTTGAAATCAACACTGAAACTAAAATGCGTCAGCAACGTAGTGGCTTTTTGGTTACGCTTAACTCACCTGCTGACCAAGAACAAAAGGCACGAACATTAATAGAGACTGAGTTTAAGAAACTAGTTTCCAACCCAGTCACAGATCAAGAAGTAATGGCTGCGCGTAATTCTGCTGCTGCAGTGCTAGCTCAAAGACTTAGAGATCATAGCCAAAGAGCAATTACTTATGCTCGATATGCTTTTTATGGAATGCCTTTTGCAGATGTTGATAATGTGACAGAAAAAATTTTAGCTATAACCAAAGATGATGTTAAAAAGGTTGTACAAAATTACTTTTTAGTGGAAAAACGCGCCTTGGGTGTGATTCGTACCAAAGCCCAACCTTAA
- the eutM gene encoding ethanolamine utilization microcompartment protein EutM — protein MFMEALGMIETKGLVAMVEAADAMVKAANVTLVGYEKIGAGLVTAIVRGDVAAVKAATDSGAAAARRVGELISVHVIPRPHQSVNEALPVSHESRRK, from the coding sequence ATATTTATGGAAGCACTAGGAATGATTGAAACAAAAGGATTAGTAGCAATGGTTGAAGCGGCTGATGCTATGGTAAAAGCTGCTAATGTCACCTTAGTTGGTTATGAAAAAATCGGTGCAGGACTCGTTACCGCCATTGTACGCGGTGATGTTGCGGCAGTAAAAGCTGCTACTGATTCAGGTGCTGCTGCTGCCCGTCGTGTAGGTGAATTAATTAGCGTGCATGTAATTCCACGTCCACACCAAAGCGTTAATGAAGCTTTACCTGTAAGTCATGAATCCCGACGTAAATAA
- a CDS encoding helix-turn-helix domain-containing protein, with protein MTVEEVSILTHIPEKELREDLKKGKLRGLFKGHGWKVKRTDLEEYVRSIYVPRRTDTIEESGTNEIDLGDIGEIEWEG; from the coding sequence TTGACGGTAGAAGAAGTTTCCATCTTAACTCATATACCTGAAAAAGAACTACGTGAGGACTTAAAAAAAGGTAAACTGCGAGGTCTATTTAAAGGACATGGCTGGAAAGTTAAACGCACTGATTTAGAAGAGTATGTACGCTCTATTTATGTTCCTAGACGAACCGATACTATAGAAGAGAGTGGAACAAATGAAATTGACTTGGGTGATATTGGAGAAATCGAATGGGAAGGATAA
- a CDS encoding VWA domain-containing protein — protein sequence MKTKKVFSLLTAILLIPILLSILASTSFAQDKNQKPEEVQEQSGTLDAGKITNITLPIIVTDKDGRFISNLTKENFEVYEDKKSQKIIDFQAATELPLYIGILMDTSGSVKGKIKFEKEATLSFLQTVLKRRKDKALLVTFDSTIAMRQDFTDDLSLLTKAMGPVKASGNTALFDAVYQVCEQKMFNVPTPRKVLIVISDGSDTASERTLDEAIQIAQRNEVVVFGISTKGAGFFGIEGGNVEGEDDKELRRLCEETGGEIAFPGNYLDLERAFSNVNTKARRYYLVAYEPDEPDRPGYRKIEVKLVGRKDLKLRTRKGYNVIKRGTNTAAGQIPAGK from the coding sequence ATGAAAACCAAAAAAGTTTTTTCTTTATTAACCGCGATTTTACTTATACCAATACTATTAAGTATTTTAGCTAGTACAAGTTTTGCTCAGGATAAAAATCAAAAGCCAGAAGAAGTTCAAGAACAAAGTGGAACTCTTGATGCCGGTAAGATTACTAACATCACTTTGCCAATTATTGTTACTGATAAAGATGGTCGGTTTATTTCTAATTTAACAAAAGAAAACTTTGAAGTTTATGAAGATAAAAAATCCCAAAAAATCATTGACTTCCAAGCTGCAACGGAACTGCCGCTTTATATTGGTATTTTGATGGATACTAGCGGAAGCGTAAAAGGAAAAATTAAATTTGAGAAAGAAGCTACTCTAAGCTTTTTGCAAACAGTATTGAAACGCCGTAAGGATAAAGCACTGTTAGTAACTTTTGACTCTACAATTGCAATGCGTCAGGACTTTACTGATGACTTAAGTTTACTTACTAAAGCAATGGGGCCAGTAAAAGCTAGCGGTAATACAGCACTTTTTGACGCAGTTTATCAAGTTTGTGAACAAAAAATGTTTAATGTCCCTACACCTCGTAAAGTTCTTATTGTGATTTCTGACGGTTCAGATACAGCTAGTGAACGCACCTTAGACGAAGCCATTCAAATTGCACAACGCAACGAAGTAGTAGTATTTGGCATCAGTACCAAGGGCGCAGGCTTTTTTGGTATTGAAGGCGGCAATGTTGAAGGTGAGGACGACAAAGAACTACGTCGCTTATGTGAAGAAACAGGAGGAGAAATTGCTTTTCCTGGTAATTATTTAGATTTAGAAAGAGCATTTTCTAATGTTAACACCAAAGCAAGACGCTATTACTTAGTTGCTTATGAACCAGATGAACCAGATCGCCCAGGTTACAGAAAAATAGAAGTAAAGTTAGTTGGGCGTAAAGACTTAAAATTACGTACTCGTAAAGGTTACAATGTGATTAAACGCGGAACTAATACGGCTGCTGGTCAAATTCCAGCCGGCAAATAG
- a CDS encoding redox-sensing transcriptional repressor Rex — translation MKTEKISELTIDRLSVYLRCLDLLASNGIKQISSQELANQFNLNSAQIRKDLAQFGEFGVRGVGYDIENLRKYLRSILGLDHPHQIGIIGAGNLGMALAEYEGFIGTNYSVVALFDNDPQKINSTTKRGIKILDIETLELVIKESGIDIIVLAVPASVAQKVLDQVVTLGIKAVLNFAPMQFSVPEDVKLKTLDLTVSFDSLSHSLVASAVVEK, via the coding sequence ATGAAAACAGAAAAAATTTCTGAACTAACAATAGATCGTTTGTCGGTTTATCTTAGGTGTTTAGACCTCCTTGCTAGTAATGGTATTAAGCAAATTTCCTCGCAAGAACTTGCTAATCAATTTAATCTTAATTCAGCACAAATCCGTAAAGATTTAGCACAATTTGGTGAGTTTGGCGTTCGTGGTGTAGGTTATGACATAGAAAATTTACGCAAATATTTAAGGTCTATTTTGGGACTAGATCATCCACATCAAATAGGAATTATCGGTGCGGGTAATTTAGGAATGGCACTAGCTGAATATGAAGGGTTTATTGGAACTAATTATAGTGTAGTTGCACTTTTTGATAATGATCCACAAAAAATTAATAGCACAACCAAACGTGGAATTAAGATTTTAGATATAGAAACCCTAGAATTAGTAATAAAAGAGTCTGGTATTGACATCATCGTTTTAGCAGTCCCAGCATCAGTAGCTCAAAAAGTCTTAGATCAAGTAGTTACACTAGGGATAAAAGCAGTATTAAATTTTGCTCCAATGCAATTTTCGGTTCCTGAAGATGTTAAGCTTAAAACTTTAGATTTAACAGTTTCTTTTGATAGCCTATCTCATTCTTTAGTAGCCTCGGCTGTAGTAGAAAAATAA
- a CDS encoding VWA domain-containing protein, with translation MILLTDGRDTTSTYSMKKAIERSWRSEVLIYAIGIAGRGQYGGSVFNEDVDKGTLQKMCEETGGRFFLPRNENEYDQAFRQIEDDLRQQYILSYSPTNEAQDGSFRNIAVKVTRKDSKELKVLCRRGYYAKKTS, from the coding sequence ATTATTTTATTAACAGATGGCCGTGACACAACTTCAACATATTCAATGAAAAAGGCTATTGAACGCTCTTGGCGATCAGAAGTTTTAATTTATGCTATTGGTATTGCAGGACGTGGACAATATGGAGGCAGCGTTTTTAATGAAGATGTAGACAAAGGCACACTCCAAAAAATGTGTGAAGAAACAGGAGGCCGCTTTTTTCTTCCTAGAAATGAAAATGAGTATGATCAAGCGTTCCGCCAAATTGAAGATGATTTAAGACAACAATATATTCTTTCTTATTCTCCAACGAATGAAGCCCAAGATGGAAGCTTTCGTAATATTGCTGTAAAAGTTACTCGAAAAGATAGTAAAGAATTAAAAGTTCTTTGTCGTCGTGGTTATTATGCTAAAAAGACTAGTTAG